In Pseudomonadales bacterium, a single window of DNA contains:
- a CDS encoding flagellar protein FlgN — MTHQERFSSLMQEAAILLDQLILLLQEERSSLSQNNAALTQPILTRKTELLALLEQNSQQRNQLLVSQGLSADDSGVQAYFKSLPQNVAKSYAEKWQVLEEKLENCKAENLINGKIIHRSRQQVDVLLNLLQGNSGASKIYTENGQAKSVNRHHPLAEV, encoded by the coding sequence ATGACTCACCAGGAACGCTTTTCCTCGTTGATGCAGGAAGCAGCTATTCTACTCGACCAACTTATTCTCCTGCTACAGGAGGAACGAAGTAGTTTATCTCAAAATAATGCTGCACTGACTCAACCTATTCTTACACGAAAAACTGAGCTATTGGCATTGTTGGAGCAGAACAGCCAGCAGCGTAACCAGCTCTTAGTCAGCCAAGGTCTGTCGGCGGATGACAGTGGCGTGCAAGCTTATTTCAAATCCTTGCCACAAAATGTAGCGAAATCATATGCTGAAAAATGGCAGGTTTTGGAGGAAAAACTAGAGAATTGCAAAGCCGAAAACCTAATCAATGGTAAAATTATTCATCGCTCACGGCAGCAAGTGGATGTGCTGCTCAACTTGCTTCAGGGCAATAGCGGTGCAAGCAAGATTTATACGGAGAACGGGCAGGCCAAATCAGTGAACCGCCACCATCCGTTGGCGGAAGTCTAA
- a CDS encoding TIGR04283 family arsenosugar biosynthesis glycosyltransferase yields the protein MQISFIIPTLNEAAVLAQTLASLRQSTEALNSEIILIDGGSKDQTIAIAAPFTDRIIQTKAGRALQMNAGAQIAQGEWLMFLHADTLLPQNIESIWRDKIMPAKQAWGRFDVRLSGSHPHLRLVAHLMNLRSKMTGIATGDQAIFVRRALFQTIGGYAQIPLMEDVELSKRLKRLSRPLCIGSPLVTSSRRWEQRGIWRTILLMWKLRFLYFLGVSPSRLVKQYDNSTNYQGNLP from the coding sequence ATGCAGATTAGCTTCATCATCCCCACTCTTAATGAAGCGGCAGTATTAGCACAGACGCTTGCTAGCCTGCGACAAAGTACAGAGGCTCTCAATAGCGAAATCATTCTGATTGATGGTGGCAGCAAAGACCAAACCATAGCGATAGCAGCACCATTCACGGATCGAATTATTCAAACCAAAGCCGGACGTGCACTACAAATGAACGCTGGAGCACAAATCGCGCAGGGTGAATGGCTGATGTTTTTGCACGCGGACACCCTTCTACCCCAAAATATTGAATCGATTTGGCGGGATAAAATAATGCCTGCCAAGCAAGCCTGGGGGCGCTTCGACGTTCGGCTGAGTGGTTCTCACCCGCATTTGCGATTGGTTGCTCACTTAATGAACCTGCGGTCGAAAATGACAGGGATTGCCACTGGTGATCAGGCAATTTTTGTACGCAGAGCGTTATTTCAAACTATTGGTGGGTATGCCCAGATTCCCTTGATGGAAGATGTTGAGTTGAGCAAACGATTGAAACGCCTAAGCCGCCCACTTTGTATTGGCTCACCTTTAGTGACCTCAAGTCGACGCTGGGAACAACGTGGTATCTGGCGCACCATTTTGCTCATGTGGAAATTACGCTTCTTATATTTTCTGGGTGTTAGCCCTTCTCGTTTGGTTAAACAATATGATAACTCCACGAATTACCAGGGAAATTTACCGTGA
- a CDS encoding flagellar brake protein: MVIESDIAETNNQDVIGIRTISDRHQIFSILSAVQKARTPISIKFENRERYYTSLILRTELDEAYMIIDEIAPEDGHLLAMSKLPFSIRGSHGGVSLFFRPNVISGSGIQSDIAFYKIKFPEEMIYQQRRSAFRAPVARALQIKVAVRSKQRDEMLVGRLYDLSISGCRINFEGEIKPALIRGDSFEECSFFFNDFTLNVPVTLKHASYVRDWGETTCGFKFEGLDKASQKPIDRFVYFLQREARRLETK; encoded by the coding sequence ATGGTCATTGAATCCGACATCGCTGAAACCAACAACCAAGATGTTATCGGAATCCGCACGATTTCTGATAGACATCAGATTTTTAGCATTCTTAGCGCTGTACAAAAAGCAAGAACACCAATCTCAATTAAGTTCGAAAACCGAGAGCGTTATTATACCAGCCTGATACTGAGAACTGAGCTGGACGAAGCCTATATGATCATTGATGAGATCGCTCCTGAAGACGGCCATTTGCTCGCCATGAGTAAGCTGCCATTCTCTATTCGGGGTAGCCACGGCGGGGTTAGCCTCTTTTTTCGACCAAACGTTATTTCCGGCTCTGGCATCCAATCAGATATTGCTTTCTATAAAATAAAGTTTCCTGAAGAAATGATCTACCAGCAGCGCCGCAGTGCATTCAGAGCGCCAGTGGCGCGAGCGCTGCAAATTAAGGTGGCTGTCCGTTCTAAACAGCGTGACGAAATGCTGGTTGGAAGGCTCTATGATTTATCCATTAGCGGCTGTCGGATTAATTTTGAAGGCGAGATAAAACCTGCCTTGATTCGTGGCGACAGCTTTGAGGAATGTAGCTTCTTTTTCAATGATTTTACTCTGAATGTACCGGTTACATTGAAGCACGCCAGCTATGTTCGCGACTGGGGCGAAACCACCTGTGGCTTTAAGTTTGAAGGGTTGGATAAAGCATCACAAAAACCCATTGACCGGTTTGTTTATTTTCTACAGCGTGAAGCTCGCCGTCTGGAGACGAAATAA
- the flgA gene encoding flagellar basal body P-ring formation protein FlgA, producing the protein MRYLKGSGYPSLIVTLMLALLGLPSLSSGTTSPQLIEQLVEGEVTRQLEVQHIRQRPGQRVSFQLSQIDPRLRLADCGAPITVDLGTGKLLGRVTAKVECKSPSPWTIYVPLTIQVFKKVVTIRAPATAGKLLEHNDLQLSEQEVSSLTQGYFTQIKQVSNKLLKRSITMNGVITPRMIEEPKVVKKGDEVMIVATKGALSVRSPGVALSDGRVGQQISVKNSATKRIVKARVKRKGLVQVTI; encoded by the coding sequence ATGCGATATCTAAAAGGAAGCGGTTACCCATCTTTAATAGTCACGCTAATGCTAGCACTGCTGGGGCTTCCCTCTCTCTCATCGGGCACCACCAGTCCACAGCTCATCGAACAATTGGTGGAAGGTGAAGTAACCCGACAATTGGAAGTTCAACATATCCGGCAGCGGCCGGGTCAAAGGGTTAGTTTCCAACTTTCTCAAATTGACCCAAGGCTGCGTCTTGCCGACTGTGGAGCGCCCATCACTGTCGATTTAGGTACAGGCAAGTTGTTGGGGCGTGTGACTGCCAAGGTTGAGTGTAAAAGTCCGTCACCCTGGACTATCTATGTTCCGCTGACGATTCAGGTCTTCAAGAAAGTGGTCACTATTCGCGCTCCTGCCACTGCCGGAAAGCTATTAGAGCACAACGATTTGCAGCTGAGTGAGCAGGAAGTGTCGTCCTTAACGCAGGGCTACTTCACCCAAATCAAGCAAGTCTCAAACAAGCTATTGAAACGTTCGATAACAATGAATGGTGTTATTACACCAAGGATGATTGAAGAACCAAAGGTGGTAAAAAAAGGAGATGAGGTAATGATCGTCGCTACCAAGGGGGCATTATCTGTAAGGAGCCCTGGCGTTGCGCTCAGCGACGGCCGTGTTGGTCAACAAATCAGTGTTAAAAACAGCGCAACGAAGCGCATTGTAAAGGCAAGAGTAAAGCGAAAAGGCTTGGTTCAGGTCACCATTTAA
- a CDS encoding TIGR04282 family arsenosugar biosynthesis glycosyltransferase produces MKYPQGCIIQFAKTPELGKVKTRLIPSIGAEKALALHQHFLEKTLVTCLTANLCPVELWLSDPSSTNASIAAIAERYQPDIRWQQGEDLGERMMHAIAAVLECYDFIILIGSDCPTLDRAYLEIAVEQLVTGEPESKAVIGPAEDGGYVLIGLRQIDPLIFSNIDWGSAQVFEQTRQRLMQIGWNVIQLPTLWDLDRPEDLARLLLPTKEIIGLNNFFDVT; encoded by the coding sequence GTGAAGTATCCGCAGGGCTGTATCATTCAGTTTGCAAAGACTCCGGAACTAGGTAAGGTAAAGACGCGTTTAATTCCTTCAATCGGTGCAGAAAAAGCATTGGCGCTACATCAGCATTTTTTAGAAAAAACATTAGTTACTTGTCTAACAGCCAACCTTTGTCCCGTTGAACTCTGGTTAAGTGATCCCTCCTCGACAAATGCCAGTATTGCCGCAATCGCTGAGAGATATCAGCCAGACATTCGTTGGCAACAGGGGGAGGATCTTGGTGAGCGCATGATGCATGCGATAGCAGCAGTTCTGGAATGCTATGACTTCATCATTCTTATCGGTAGTGATTGCCCTACGCTCGACAGGGCATATCTGGAAATAGCAGTGGAGCAACTTGTTACGGGTGAGCCTGAAAGTAAAGCCGTCATTGGCCCGGCGGAGGACGGCGGTTATGTCCTGATCGGACTTCGCCAAATTGACCCTTTAATCTTTTCAAATATAGATTGGGGCTCGGCTCAGGTATTTGAGCAAACCCGCCAAAGACTGATGCAGATAGGTTGGAACGTTATCCAACTACCGACGCTATGGGACTTAGATCGTCCAGAGGATCTGGCACGGCTCCTGCTGCCAACAAAAGAGATCATCGGCCTAAATAATTTTTTCGATGTGACCTAA
- the nhaD gene encoding sodium:proton antiporter NhaD — protein MASETAQTLNLTSHPAGYFALVIFVLAYLLVMTEELTHLRKSKPVLLAAGLIWAVIALVYAEHNLPHLVEEAVRHSLLEYAELMLFLLVAMTYISAMEERKVFDALRCWLLQRGFSFRALFWMTGVLSFCISPVADNLTTALLMCAVVLAMGGNNRKFVSLACINIVVAANAGGAFSPFGDITTLMVWQKGVIAFQDFFVLFVPSLVNFLIPAAIMHFFIPNERPLASADNIVTKPGAKRIVLLFLCTIVTAVIFHSALGLPPVIGMLTGLAYLQFFGYYLSKTLPKAIAKQKAIARANGDAVSLERLGEAAPFDVFSEVASAEWDTLLFFCGVVLCVGGLGYMGYLAMMSEVMYIQLGATQANILVGVLSSVIDNIPVMFAVLTMQPEMSTGQWLLVTMTAGVGGSLLSIGSAAGVALMGQARGQYTFLSHLKWTPVIALGYAASIAVHMWINASLFVS, from the coding sequence ATGGCCTCAGAGACAGCTCAAACATTAAATCTTACATCCCACCCTGCCGGTTATTTTGCCCTCGTGATATTTGTCCTAGCCTATCTTTTGGTGATGACCGAAGAACTGACCCATTTACGGAAATCAAAACCTGTTTTGCTCGCGGCCGGTCTCATTTGGGCAGTTATCGCCTTGGTCTATGCAGAACATAATTTGCCCCATCTGGTAGAGGAAGCGGTTCGCCATAGTCTGCTCGAATATGCAGAGCTTATGCTGTTTTTATTGGTTGCCATGACGTATATCAGCGCGATGGAAGAGCGTAAGGTGTTTGACGCCCTGCGGTGCTGGCTGTTGCAACGGGGGTTTAGCTTCAGAGCACTATTTTGGATGACGGGTGTTTTATCCTTTTGTATTTCACCGGTGGCGGATAACCTGACCACAGCCTTGCTGATGTGCGCCGTAGTGTTAGCGATGGGTGGCAACAATCGAAAGTTTGTCAGCCTGGCCTGCATTAATATCGTGGTTGCCGCAAACGCCGGAGGTGCATTTAGCCCATTTGGTGATATTACGACCTTGATGGTTTGGCAAAAGGGTGTAATTGCCTTCCAGGACTTCTTTGTTTTATTTGTGCCCTCCTTGGTTAATTTCCTGATACCAGCCGCTATCATGCACTTTTTTATTCCTAATGAGCGGCCTTTAGCCAGTGCTGACAACATCGTAACAAAGCCTGGCGCGAAGCGTATCGTATTACTATTTCTTTGCACAATAGTGACCGCTGTTATCTTCCATTCAGCCTTAGGCTTACCTCCCGTCATAGGTATGTTGACGGGCCTTGCCTATCTCCAGTTTTTTGGTTATTACCTAAGTAAAACCTTACCGAAAGCTATTGCCAAGCAAAAAGCAATCGCGCGGGCAAATGGCGACGCTGTCTCCTTGGAAAGGCTGGGAGAAGCAGCACCATTCGACGTTTTTAGTGAGGTCGCCTCTGCCGAATGGGACACGCTTTTATTTTTTTGCGGTGTCGTACTCTGTGTCGGTGGCCTTGGTTATATGGGTTACTTGGCAATGATGTCGGAAGTGATGTATATACAGTTGGGAGCAACTCAGGCGAATATTTTGGTCGGCGTTCTTTCATCGGTTATAGACAACATTCCTGTGATGTTCGCGGTTTTGACAATGCAGCCTGAGATGTCCACTGGACAGTGGTTATTGGTAACAATGACTGCCGGAGTCGGAGGTAGTTTACTCTCCATAGGCTCTGCAGCTGGCGTGGCGCTGATGGGCCAAGCGCGAGGGCAATATACTTTTTTAAGCCACCTGAAATGGACACCTGTCATTGCACTGGGTTATGCCGCTAGTATTGCGGTCCACATGTGGATCAATGCATCGCTCTTTGTTAGCTAA
- the flgB gene encoding flagellar basal body rod protein FlgB — MPINFESALGIHDQALALHSRRAEILANNIANTDTPGFKARDLNFSELLNSEIKQNIKLAATNSQHISTATRSIGNEQLQYRVPMQPSLDGNTVELQIEQAEFAKNALRFQTSITFLSGKFQGLSKAIKGE, encoded by the coding sequence ATGCCAATTAACTTCGAATCAGCATTAGGAATACATGACCAAGCTCTGGCGTTGCATAGCCGTCGAGCGGAAATTCTGGCTAACAATATTGCGAACACGGACACGCCTGGATTCAAGGCCCGTGATCTCAATTTTAGTGAGCTACTCAACAGTGAAATTAAGCAGAACATAAAGCTAGCCGCGACCAATAGCCAACATATTTCGACAGCAACCCGTTCCATCGGAAATGAACAATTACAGTATCGCGTGCCAATGCAGCCCTCGCTAGATGGCAATACAGTAGAGCTGCAGATAGAACAGGCTGAGTTCGCCAAAAACGCTTTACGATTTCAAACCAGCATTACCTTTCTTAGTGGTAAATTTCAGGGCCTGAGCAAGGCTATCAAAGGAGAATAA
- a CDS encoding flagellar basal body rod protein FlgF, producing MDRSLYIAMTGAGQNMLATAVHANNLANVSTTGFRGDFAQAKAMPVFGGLASRAYALTETPATDMAPGTLQESGRDLDVAINGEGWIAVQAPDGSEAYTRAGDLRIDTSGLLLTGSGLPVMGNGAPISLPPAQSVNIGIDGTVSVRPLGASAQEIAEVDRIKLVKPEPRQLFKGEDGLMHSRDGAPILADANVRLESGFLESSNVNAISALTDLISLSRQFEMQIKLMKTAERNAQASAQLLQFS from the coding sequence ATGGATAGATCACTTTATATTGCCATGACTGGCGCTGGACAGAATATGTTGGCGACAGCAGTGCATGCGAACAACCTTGCCAATGTCTCCACGACGGGGTTTAGAGGCGATTTTGCACAGGCTAAGGCAATGCCCGTCTTCGGCGGTTTAGCCAGCCGAGCCTATGCACTTACCGAAACACCGGCTACTGACATGGCTCCGGGTACGCTCCAAGAGAGTGGTCGTGACCTAGATGTTGCGATTAACGGCGAAGGCTGGATCGCAGTGCAAGCACCGGATGGTTCCGAGGCATATACCCGCGCTGGTGATTTAAGAATCGATACTAGCGGGCTACTGCTTACCGGCAGCGGCTTGCCGGTGATGGGCAATGGTGCTCCCATTTCTTTGCCACCAGCGCAATCAGTCAATATCGGTATTGATGGCACAGTTTCCGTCAGGCCCTTGGGAGCCAGTGCTCAGGAAATTGCTGAGGTCGATAGAATCAAGCTGGTTAAGCCGGAACCCCGCCAGTTGTTTAAGGGTGAAGATGGGCTAATGCACAGCCGTGATGGCGCGCCAATATTGGCGGACGCCAATGTCCGGCTCGAATCCGGCTTTCTGGAAAGCAGCAACGTCAACGCAATCTCTGCACTCACAGATCTTATTTCGTTATCCCGTCAATTCGAAATGCAGATTAAGTTAATGAAAACAGCCGAACGTAATGCGCAAGCATCGGCACAACTTTTGCAGTTTAGTTAA
- a CDS encoding flagellar hook assembly protein FlgD: MNETSGISTQSIIDQVNQRSQTDKSDSGESDFLKLLVAQLNNQNPLSPQDNGEFLSQLAQFSTVEGVEKLNLTMEKFSSSMLSSQALQATALVGRSVLIPSDTGRLNSGSALTGMVELPASTGNLALKIYNESGELVRQLPLGAHGAGTVKFSWDGIGSNGQAMPSGYYRITADANLGEQSEQLATRVNANVDSVTMGQSGGVILNLEGALGSVALNDILQIN; this comes from the coding sequence ATGAATGAAACCAGCGGCATCTCAACCCAATCAATCATTGATCAGGTAAATCAACGCTCGCAAACGGATAAAAGCGATAGTGGGGAATCGGATTTTCTTAAATTGCTGGTGGCACAGTTGAATAACCAGAACCCACTTTCGCCACAGGATAATGGCGAATTTCTCTCGCAACTCGCTCAGTTCAGTACGGTTGAGGGAGTAGAAAAGCTTAACCTCACCATGGAGAAATTCAGCTCCAGCATGCTTTCTAGCCAAGCATTGCAGGCAACCGCCCTAGTTGGGCGTAGCGTTTTGATTCCCAGCGATACCGGCCGTCTTAATTCAGGATCAGCACTGACGGGTATGGTTGAGTTACCTGCCAGTACCGGAAATCTGGCGCTCAAAATATATAACGAATCGGGCGAACTGGTACGGCAGTTACCCTTGGGCGCCCATGGCGCGGGTACGGTTAAATTCAGTTGGGATGGCATAGGCTCCAATGGGCAGGCAATGCCATCCGGTTATTATCGCATAACCGCTGACGCTAACCTGGGTGAGCAGTCTGAACAACTTGCGACTCGGGTCAACGCGAATGTCGATAGCGTTACCATGGGGCAATCGGGCGGCGTCATTCTTAATCTCGAAGGAGCACTGGGGTCAGTGGCTCTGAACGACATACTACAAATTAATTAA
- the flgC gene encoding flagellar basal body rod protein FlgC codes for MSLSNIFDVAGSGMTAQTIRLNTISSNIANAESVSSSTGETYRARHPVFSVIKAQFDDFDFSNQGDAGSGVRVDAIVESQSPLRQQYQPDHPMANKEGFVFYPNVNVVEEMADMISASRSFETNIEMMNTAKQLTQRILTLGQ; via the coding sequence ATGTCGCTCTCAAATATTTTTGATGTTGCCGGATCCGGCATGACAGCGCAGACAATCAGACTAAATACAATCTCCAGCAATATTGCCAACGCCGAAAGCGTGAGCAGCAGTACTGGGGAAACCTATCGGGCAAGGCATCCTGTGTTCTCGGTGATTAAGGCGCAGTTCGATGATTTTGACTTTAGCAACCAGGGGGATGCTGGCAGCGGTGTGCGAGTCGATGCCATCGTCGAGAGTCAATCGCCGTTGCGCCAACAGTATCAACCAGATCATCCGATGGCAAATAAAGAAGGTTTCGTGTTCTACCCCAACGTTAATGTGGTCGAGGAAATGGCGGATATGATTTCTGCATCGCGCTCGTTTGAAACCAATATAGAAATGATGAACACCGCCAAGCAGTTGACGCAGCGAATACTGACCTTAGGGCAGTAA
- the flgM gene encoding flagellar biosynthesis anti-sigma factor FlgM produces MVNEINGLTSTITTGTGKKSGRVDSVGADTQSVAEAASDAPSDNFELSTQAQLLSKLEATISRLPEVDQDRVNAIRDAINSGNFDIDSFSLAQDIINFEFK; encoded by the coding sequence ATGGTTAACGAAATAAACGGGCTTACCTCAACGATCACCACCGGTACCGGAAAAAAATCGGGCCGCGTGGATTCCGTGGGTGCAGACACTCAGTCGGTAGCAGAGGCCGCCAGCGACGCGCCGAGCGATAACTTTGAGCTAAGCACACAGGCGCAGTTGTTAAGCAAACTGGAAGCTACGATCAGCCGTTTGCCCGAAGTTGACCAAGACCGTGTGAATGCCATTCGCGATGCTATAAACAGCGGAAATTTCGATATAGATAGCTTCAGTCTAGCTCAGGATATTATCAATTTTGAGTTTAAATAA
- the flgE gene encoding flagellar hook protein FlgE translates to MAFNTAISGLRAASSDLNVIGNNIANASTTGFKSSVAEFADVYASSVVGGGQNSAGSGVLLADVAQQFSQGNISFTNNALDLAINGTGFFITSAQGERGYTRSGLFSLDREGYIISNNGANLQGFSSTGAGGLDSDLSNMQIQTGNLEPIRTTEIRSLLNLDASALPPTTAPFDPQNTDTFNNATSISVFDSQGNSHVMTQYFVKEAALNTWTMNVKIDDQDIGPGSPATLQSYTLVFNDDGTLSTTQPLAAVTNWTPVNASGNPNGSAVGDGALTAFPFPDPLTSSNFVINLTGTTQFGGAFSVNDLTQNGFAQGRLAGIDISADGSLFARYTNGQSRSLGKVALAAFNNEQGLSPQGNSSWAETFESGSPKVGVPSTAALGVIQSGALEDSNVELSEELVALIVAQRNFQANAKTIETESAVTQSIISLR, encoded by the coding sequence ATGGCATTTAATACCGCAATTTCAGGTTTACGAGCCGCCAGCTCCGATCTTAATGTTATCGGCAACAATATCGCCAACGCGAGCACGACGGGGTTTAAATCCTCGGTAGCTGAGTTCGCCGATGTCTACGCCTCATCGGTTGTCGGCGGCGGTCAAAACTCCGCTGGTAGCGGGGTGTTGTTAGCAGATGTGGCGCAGCAATTCAGTCAGGGAAACATTTCCTTTACTAATAATGCGCTGGATTTGGCCATTAATGGCACCGGCTTTTTTATCACCAGTGCGCAGGGTGAGCGAGGCTATACACGTTCAGGTTTGTTCAGCTTGGACCGTGAAGGCTATATCATCAGTAATAATGGTGCAAATTTACAGGGGTTTTCTAGTACTGGGGCGGGAGGCTTGGATAGTGATCTTTCAAATATGCAGATTCAGACCGGCAACCTTGAACCCATTCGTACCACAGAAATAAGAAGCCTGCTCAACCTGGATGCCTCAGCTTTACCGCCTACGACAGCACCTTTCGATCCGCAAAATACCGATACTTTTAATAATGCGACCTCAATCAGCGTGTTCGATAGTCAGGGTAACTCGCATGTAATGACACAGTATTTTGTCAAGGAAGCAGCGTTAAATACCTGGACGATGAATGTCAAAATTGACGATCAGGATATTGGCCCAGGCTCTCCAGCCACACTGCAGTCATATACTTTGGTATTCAATGATGATGGTACGCTCAGCACCACTCAACCATTAGCGGCAGTCACTAATTGGACCCCTGTCAATGCCAGCGGCAACCCCAATGGTTCCGCTGTAGGAGATGGGGCGCTGACCGCTTTTCCCTTTCCCGACCCTCTCACCAGTTCTAACTTTGTGATAAACCTTACCGGTACGACTCAGTTTGGTGGCGCGTTTTCGGTCAATGATCTGACCCAGAATGGATTTGCACAGGGTCGTTTGGCTGGTATTGATATCTCAGCGGACGGCTCATTATTCGCACGTTATACCAATGGCCAATCACGTAGTTTGGGCAAAGTGGCGTTAGCGGCTTTCAATAACGAGCAAGGATTATCACCTCAGGGCAACTCCTCCTGGGCGGAGACCTTTGAATCGGGATCGCCTAAAGTAGGCGTGCCATCGACGGCTGCGCTGGGTGTAATTCAGTCAGGCGCTTTGGAAGACTCAAACGTCGAGTTGTCGGAAGAACTTGTGGCGCTGATTGTGGCGCAACGAAATTTTCAGGCCAATGCAAAAACCATTGAGACCGAATCTGCAGTGACTCAATCAATCATCAGTCTCCGTTAA
- the arsS gene encoding arsenosugar biosynthesis radical SAM protein ArsS (Some members of this family are selenoproteins.), translating into MLDTRPLLATTTFPPLQRKKLETLQVNLGYLCNLSCVHCHVNAGPRRTELMDRDNIDRVLAFIEHRNIRLLDLTGGSPEMNPHFKYLVTQARARNAQVMDRCNPTILLEPGYEDYAQFLADQQVIVTASLPCYSEQNVDQQRGKGVFKDSIAALQLLNQLGYGMPNSGLVLNLVYNPTGPFLPPPQQVLEQDYKRELREHYGIEFNQLFALANMPISRFGSTLISKRQFDSYIQLLKNNFQPANLPTVMCRSLISVDWQGFVYDCDFNQMLDMPLLASDRTKIHLQDLMNKDIRGAAIAVADHCYGCTAGQGSSCGGALS; encoded by the coding sequence ATGCTCGATACTCGACCGCTTTTAGCGACAACTACATTCCCTCCACTACAGCGCAAAAAGCTGGAAACCCTCCAAGTCAACCTCGGTTATCTTTGCAACCTGAGTTGTGTGCACTGCCATGTGAACGCTGGTCCTCGACGTACCGAATTGATGGATCGAGATAATATCGATAGGGTGTTGGCTTTTATCGAACATCGCAACATTCGGTTATTGGATCTGACTGGCGGCTCGCCGGAAATGAACCCTCACTTTAAATATCTGGTGACACAAGCCCGGGCCAGAAATGCGCAGGTAATGGACCGCTGCAACCCAACCATATTGCTGGAACCAGGTTACGAGGATTACGCTCAGTTTCTCGCTGACCAGCAGGTGATTGTGACGGCCTCGTTACCTTGCTATTCGGAACAGAACGTGGATCAACAGCGTGGCAAGGGTGTTTTTAAGGATAGTATCGCCGCGCTACAGCTCTTAAACCAGCTCGGCTACGGAATGCCCAACTCTGGTCTAGTGCTCAATCTGGTTTATAACCCGACCGGGCCATTTTTGCCACCACCTCAGCAAGTTTTGGAACAGGACTACAAAAGAGAGTTACGTGAGCATTATGGTATTGAGTTTAATCAACTATTCGCGCTGGCTAATATGCCCATCAGTCGTTTCGGCAGCACACTAATATCCAAACGACAATTCGATAGTTACATTCAATTGCTAAAAAATAATTTTCAACCCGCTAATTTACCAACGGTGATGTGTCGAAGCTTAATCAGCGTGGATTGGCAAGGTTTTGTATACGACTGCGATTTTAACCAAATGTTGGATATGCCACTGTTGGCGTCAGATCGCACCAAAATCCACCTGCAAGATCTTATGAATAAAGATATCCGCGGAGCAGCCATCGCGGTCGCCGATCATTGTTACGGCTGTACCGCCGGACAGGGCAGCAGCTGTGGCGGCGCACTTTCCTGA